In the Aneurinibacillus soli genome, one interval contains:
- a CDS encoding MerR family transcriptional regulator, with translation MYTIGQVAEQTGWSVHTLRYYERIGLVNSPVRKSGVRMYTESDIHFLQFLRSLKNTGMSLEDMMEFTEDGCIRNLLAEPEESLLPRITRRKDILSRHIAKMKEQVEELQTVIQFTEEKLSVYETMLPTKKEESK, from the coding sequence ATGTATACAATCGGTCAGGTAGCAGAGCAAACAGGGTGGAGTGTGCATACACTTCGCTATTATGAAAGGATTGGTCTCGTTAATTCTCCGGTACGGAAAAGCGGTGTTCGGATGTATACAGAGTCTGATATACATTTCCTTCAGTTTTTACGGTCGCTCAAAAATACAGGTATGTCACTCGAAGATATGATGGAGTTTACGGAAGATGGCTGTATTCGAAACTTACTTGCTGAACCAGAAGAAAGTCTACTTCCGCGCATTACCCGCAGAAAGGATATTTTATCTCGTCACATAGCCAAAATGAAAGAGCAAGTAGAAGAACTTCAGACGGTGATTCAGTTTACAGAGGAGAAATTAAGCGTATATGAAACGATGCTTCCGACAAAAAAGGAGGAGTCGAAATGA
- a CDS encoding DMT family transporter has translation MKGSIYLKLLGFSLMTGATFHLARYVMQYFSAAGAAGWRFGLAAGSMLLLLISKEKLSGYTIRKNAGAYLFMGVTGLFGFNTLFFLGMEQTTPVNGALIMATNPLVTMLLARVLLKEPVSRQQKVGGILALVGVVLVITGGSWDAIRHLHFSSGDMLIMAGNICWALYGIIGKGFVRDSTSLQTTAYTMTIGAVMLVFIASRTPAPVPNSSIPLTAWAAIVFMALGMSVLGYIWWNEGAARIGIGRAALFFNLVPVVTLCISLALGMAVTGIQIIGSVLVIAGVLYASGMTHIVSQRKPMQNTPKSERTV, from the coding sequence ATGAAAGGCAGCATTTATCTGAAGCTGCTCGGCTTCTCTCTTATGACCGGAGCTACTTTTCATCTGGCTCGCTATGTGATGCAGTATTTCTCGGCTGCTGGCGCGGCAGGTTGGCGCTTTGGTCTGGCAGCGGGCAGTATGCTGCTTTTGTTGATCAGCAAAGAAAAACTATCAGGTTATACTATTCGGAAAAATGCTGGGGCGTATCTTTTCATGGGGGTAACGGGGCTTTTCGGCTTTAACACACTGTTTTTTCTCGGCATGGAACAGACCACACCCGTCAATGGAGCACTCATCATGGCAACCAATCCACTCGTGACCATGCTCCTGGCTCGTGTACTGTTGAAGGAACCTGTTTCCAGACAACAAAAAGTAGGGGGGATTTTGGCGCTGGTCGGTGTGGTTCTCGTTATTACGGGTGGTTCCTGGGATGCGATTCGTCACTTGCATTTTTCTTCGGGAGATATGCTGATAATGGCGGGAAATATATGCTGGGCCTTATATGGTATTATCGGAAAGGGATTTGTCCGAGACAGTACATCTCTACAGACTACCGCGTATACGATGACGATTGGAGCCGTAATGCTTGTGTTTATAGCCAGTCGAACACCGGCTCCGGTACCGAATTCGTCTATTCCTCTGACAGCGTGGGCTGCGATTGTTTTTATGGCACTGGGTATGAGTGTACTCGGATACATCTGGTGGAATGAGGGGGCAGCACGAATTGGCATTGGTCGAGCTGCCTTGTTCTTCAATCTTGTTCCGGTCGTTACCTTGTGCATTTCCCTGGCACTTGGGATGGCAGTAACGGGCATACAAATAATCGGATCAGTACTTGTAATTGCGGGTGTGCTGTATGCATCCGGTATGACTCATATTGTGTCGCAAAGAAAACCGATGCAAAATACCCCAAAATCAGAACGTACAGTCTGA
- a CDS encoding TIGR01457 family HAD-type hydrolase, translating into MQQRTYKGYLLDLDGTIYRGGEVIPEAVDFIARLTAQGIPYLYVTNNSSMTPQQLADKVQTMGIPTKPEQFFTSSMAVAETVRKMEDERQERRQATVLAIGETGLCTALAEKGIAVTDKAPADYVVVGIDRSFSYEKMKQATLAIYGGARFLSTNCDRAIPTEEGLVPGNGALTASIAYATNQQPLYVGKPEETIIKLALERLGLAAEDVMMVGDNLETDIACGENGGVDTLLVYTGFSRAEHIETSRVKPTYTIQSLTEWTV; encoded by the coding sequence ATGCAGCAACGTACATATAAGGGCTATTTATTAGACTTGGACGGCACGATTTATCGGGGTGGTGAGGTAATTCCTGAAGCGGTCGATTTCATTGCACGGCTGACTGCTCAGGGCATTCCGTATTTGTACGTGACGAATAATTCTTCGATGACGCCACAGCAACTTGCAGACAAAGTGCAGACAATGGGCATCCCTACAAAACCGGAGCAGTTTTTCACATCTAGTATGGCGGTAGCAGAAACGGTTCGTAAAATGGAAGATGAGCGGCAAGAACGGCGTCAAGCGACTGTGCTTGCGATTGGCGAGACAGGACTTTGCACGGCGCTTGCAGAGAAGGGGATTGCGGTTACAGATAAAGCTCCTGCTGATTACGTGGTTGTTGGCATTGATCGCAGTTTTTCGTATGAGAAGATGAAGCAGGCGACACTTGCGATCTACGGTGGTGCACGTTTTTTATCTACAAATTGTGATCGTGCGATTCCTACAGAAGAGGGGCTTGTGCCAGGCAACGGTGCTCTTACAGCATCGATCGCATATGCGACCAATCAGCAGCCGCTCTATGTTGGCAAGCCGGAAGAAACGATCATTAAGCTGGCTCTTGAACGTCTAGGTCTTGCGGCAGAAGATGTAATGATGGTGGGGGATAATCTTGAAACAGACATCGCTTGTGGAGAAAATGGCGGAGTGGATACGCTCCTTGTGTATACAGGATTCAGCCGGGCTGAGCACATCGAGACTTCACGGGTGAAGCCGACGTATACGATACAATCTTTAACGGAATGGACTGTATAA
- a CDS encoding sugar ABC transporter ATP-binding protein gives MTDITKSFSGVPALHGVSLAVQAGHIHALLGANGAGKSTLMKILSGAYQADGGTIELDGQTLSISSPADAKAQGIHCVYQEVDTALVPSLTVAENILLDRGPGRGGRRFLNWGSMYKEAEEILRGIGYEIPVRKKAEELTLSEKQIVLIARAVSQQAKCVIFDEPTAPLSIEEAEHLFRIMNQLKDEGVACIFISHRLPEIMQVCDTVTVMRDGRHIWTKAKTDTDIPGIVEAMLGASFTEEYPKMEAVIGDTLLEVRELRRGVRVRGVDFAVRRGEIVGIVGLVGAGKTELSRLLFGADAADGGEIRLRGNAVRLREPADAVKAGMVLVPEERRKEGILVEESVRTNLTLPVLKAFSRSGFVQRSREKAHAQTMITDLGIKTPNEEEAVGFLSGGNQQKVVIGKWLATDADVFLFDEPTKGVDVGAKRDIFNLIGKLVQAGKGIVYFSCEIAEIVGISDRVLVMCDGRLVKELAGKDITPETILLYASGGTD, from the coding sequence ATGACAGACATTACGAAATCGTTTTCCGGCGTACCAGCGCTTCATGGCGTTAGCCTGGCCGTACAGGCTGGCCACATTCATGCGCTACTTGGCGCGAATGGAGCAGGAAAAAGTACACTGATGAAAATACTTTCCGGCGCGTATCAGGCAGATGGTGGGACGATTGAACTCGACGGGCAGACGCTATCGATTAGCAGCCCGGCAGATGCTAAGGCGCAGGGTATCCATTGTGTGTATCAGGAAGTGGACACCGCGCTCGTTCCATCCCTGACCGTGGCGGAAAATATTTTACTCGATCGAGGACCCGGACGCGGCGGACGCCGTTTTTTGAACTGGGGCTCGATGTACAAGGAAGCAGAAGAAATTTTGCGCGGGATCGGATACGAAATCCCGGTAAGGAAGAAAGCAGAAGAACTGACGCTTTCGGAGAAGCAGATCGTCCTCATTGCCCGGGCAGTGTCACAGCAGGCGAAATGTGTGATTTTTGACGAGCCGACTGCCCCTTTAAGCATCGAGGAGGCGGAGCATTTGTTCCGGATTATGAATCAGTTAAAAGACGAGGGAGTTGCTTGTATTTTTATCTCGCACCGTCTTCCAGAAATTATGCAGGTATGCGATACGGTTACTGTCATGCGTGATGGTCGCCACATCTGGACGAAGGCGAAAACGGACACGGATATTCCGGGAATTGTCGAAGCGATGCTTGGAGCGTCATTTACAGAAGAATATCCAAAAATGGAGGCTGTGATTGGCGATACGCTGCTTGAAGTGCGAGAACTGCGTCGGGGTGTCAGGGTGCGCGGGGTGGACTTTGCAGTACGAAGGGGAGAAATTGTTGGGATCGTCGGGTTGGTCGGCGCGGGTAAAACAGAATTGTCTCGTCTGTTATTCGGTGCAGATGCAGCGGATGGTGGAGAGATTCGGTTGCGTGGCAATGCCGTGCGCCTGCGCGAACCGGCGGATGCGGTGAAGGCGGGCATGGTGCTCGTGCCGGAAGAGCGGCGCAAAGAAGGCATTCTTGTAGAAGAGAGTGTACGGACGAATTTAACGCTGCCTGTGCTTAAGGCGTTTAGTCGAAGCGGATTCGTTCAGCGGAGTCGGGAAAAAGCGCACGCGCAGACGATGATTACCGATCTTGGAATTAAAACGCCGAATGAAGAAGAAGCAGTCGGATTCTTAAGCGGTGGCAACCAGCAAAAAGTGGTCATCGGCAAATGGCTGGCCACAGATGCAGATGTGTTTTTATTTGATGAGCCAACTAAAGGGGTCGATGTTGGAGCTAAACGCGATATTTTCAATCTGATTGGCAAGCTCGTGCAGGCGGGCAAAGGAATTGTGTATTTCTCCTGTGAAATCGCAGAGATTGTCGGTATCTCGGATCGTGTGCTCGTTATGTGTGACGGACGCCTTGTCAAAGAGTTAGCTGGGAAAGACATTACACCGGAGACGATTTTACTGTATGCAAGCGGAGGAACGGACTGA
- the mtnK gene encoding S-methyl-5-thioribose kinase codes for MSTYRMLTEQEAVEYARNIPDLFPANAKLTSREIGDGNLNFVFHIQDEISNKSIIFKQALPYARVVGESWPLTLDRARIESEALILQGELCPGFVPQVYHYDIEMALTVMEDLSAYEIMRKGLVARKYYPNFAKHIGTFLARTLFLTSDLALHPYEKKKRVASFSNPELCKITEDLVFTDPYYDAATNSFNPLIREQAEALWHDDAVKLEVAKLKEGFLTRTQALLHGDLHTGSIMATEEGTKVIDPEFAYYGPMGFDIGAVIANLVLNYVAQEGHASDVQERESYQAYLLDTITGIWTTFEAEFRTLWAEKAVEPSAAIPGYVDDYVRRLLQDTLGYAGCKTIRRIVGLAHVWDIESIEDPAVRAHSEKLALAIGRELILKRESISSVEDIADLISDTHIALSV; via the coding sequence ATGTCCACGTACCGCATGCTTACTGAGCAGGAAGCTGTAGAATACGCACGTAATATCCCGGATCTGTTCCCGGCGAATGCAAAACTTACAAGCCGCGAGATCGGCGATGGCAACCTGAATTTCGTATTCCATATCCAGGATGAGATATCAAACAAAAGCATTATTTTCAAACAGGCACTTCCGTACGCACGTGTCGTCGGGGAATCATGGCCGCTCACACTTGACCGTGCCCGTATTGAAAGCGAAGCATTAATTCTACAAGGCGAGTTATGCCCTGGTTTCGTGCCGCAGGTGTACCACTATGACATCGAAATGGCGCTTACCGTAATGGAAGATCTGTCTGCGTACGAGATTATGCGCAAAGGGCTTGTGGCTCGCAAGTATTATCCGAATTTTGCGAAGCATATCGGTACTTTCCTGGCGCGGACGTTGTTCCTGACTTCCGATCTGGCACTTCATCCGTACGAGAAGAAAAAGCGTGTTGCCTCCTTCTCTAACCCTGAGCTGTGCAAAATTACGGAAGATCTTGTATTTACGGACCCGTATTACGATGCAGCAACTAATAGTTTCAACCCTCTTATCCGTGAACAAGCAGAAGCTCTCTGGCATGACGACGCAGTAAAACTGGAAGTAGCGAAGCTAAAAGAAGGCTTTCTCACGCGAACACAGGCACTGCTGCACGGTGACCTGCATACAGGAAGCATCATGGCAACAGAAGAAGGCACAAAAGTTATTGATCCCGAGTTCGCCTATTATGGTCCGATGGGCTTCGATATTGGTGCAGTCATTGCGAACCTGGTGCTGAATTATGTGGCACAGGAAGGTCATGCCAGCGATGTGCAGGAACGCGAATCATACCAGGCGTATCTGCTTGATACGATTACAGGCATATGGACTACATTTGAAGCAGAATTCCGTACATTGTGGGCCGAAAAAGCGGTCGAACCAAGTGCGGCCATCCCAGGATATGTGGATGATTATGTGCGTCGACTTCTGCAAGATACACTCGGCTACGCAGGCTGCAAAACGATCCGCCGCATCGTCGGCCTTGCCCATGTATGGGACATCGAAAGCATTGAAGACCCAGCTGTACGCGCCCATTCCGAAAAGCTTGCCCTTGCAATCGGGCGAGAGCTCATCTTGAAGCGTGAATCGATCTCATCAGTCGAGGACATCGCTGACCTTATTAGCGATACGCACATTGCGCTCTCTGTTTAA
- a CDS encoding ABC transporter permease has translation MDKLMDFSYKYGAILVIVAVLVFFSIVNPNFLTYDNLADILRSISITTLVAIGVTFSLIVDGFDLSVGSTVSLVTMVTASLMVWYQLPLVLVILIPLALGALVGLINAFLIVKVRIPDLLATLSMLYIIAGLHKTYSQGFSIYNNMPLPDGSVAPGVLSESFLWIGQGKIAGIPVPVVIMLIAVLIVHIFLTYTRAGRVLYITGGNREAARLSGISINKVRLAAYVLSGVFAALGGILFTARVGSGQIDAGSPLLMESVAAAFVGFSVFGAGKPNVVGTFFGAVLIGLLLNGLTMLNLPYYAFDIIKGLVLVFALSITYIHVYRKKA, from the coding sequence ATGGATAAATTAATGGATTTTTCTTATAAGTATGGGGCAATTCTTGTCATTGTGGCGGTGCTTGTTTTTTTCAGCATTGTGAACCCGAATTTTCTTACGTATGATAACCTGGCTGATATTTTACGCTCGATTTCCATTACAACGCTGGTAGCGATTGGTGTAACATTCTCGCTTATTGTGGACGGATTCGATCTGTCAGTTGGCTCGACGGTGTCACTCGTTACAATGGTAACTGCATCGCTTATGGTATGGTATCAACTGCCGCTCGTACTGGTCATTCTGATTCCACTGGCACTGGGTGCACTCGTTGGGCTGATCAATGCATTCCTCATCGTTAAAGTCCGAATTCCAGACTTATTAGCGACACTTAGTATGCTATATATTATTGCAGGCTTGCATAAAACATACAGCCAGGGCTTCTCGATCTATAATAACATGCCACTGCCGGACGGTTCCGTTGCACCAGGTGTGCTGAGTGAATCCTTTCTCTGGATCGGCCAGGGCAAAATTGCAGGCATTCCTGTGCCAGTTGTGATTATGCTGATCGCGGTTCTGATCGTGCATATATTTCTGACGTATACGCGTGCCGGTCGTGTGCTCTACATTACCGGAGGCAACCGGGAAGCAGCACGCCTGAGTGGGATCTCTATTAATAAAGTACGGCTTGCGGCATATGTGTTGTCCGGTGTATTTGCCGCACTTGGAGGCATTTTGTTTACTGCACGGGTTGGTTCTGGTCAGATTGATGCGGGGTCTCCGCTTTTGATGGAGTCGGTGGCGGCGGCATTCGTTGGGTTTTCGGTATTTGGTGCCGGCAAGCCTAATGTGGTCGGCACGTTCTTTGGAGCGGTGCTGATCGGGCTTCTGTTGAATGGTCTGACGATGCTGAATCTGCCGTATTACGCGTTTGATATTATCAAAGGGCTTGTACTCGTGTTCGCGCTATCCATTACGTATATTCATGTGTATCGCAAAAAAGCGTAA
- a CDS encoding stalk domain-containing protein — protein MKKVWTIGSILTSILVGTAAPVALAAPAVAVATLPVQVEVDGKKVATPAGMDVIDGQVMVPLRWAAELAGARSVKWDASKRDVKIEAPESYESILQLHSYIRLGAAPAEWGTYLCQLPDRMNAIPRPKLSDRALVLDLEIEKLEQMARENKNLPPRREVMSITTQYAGQEYSYAVYSAKFVQGRVYVPMDWLTELFGADVTYDKERGVLAIQFPNLQETKRQIAEIEAGLVPASPDETIALWGRGLQTRSGALIYAALSNELRDRARANLQARNWVTGGSSPHAGKITVQDKKQLDADTWEYTLTYPEVTSGYMANYPNVTPADIEGTCTDKLVVKKQRTGGTEGWFIAEVKQSNEYYGPVFAEKR, from the coding sequence ATGAAAAAAGTATGGACGATAGGAAGTATACTGACATCTATCCTGGTAGGAACAGCGGCACCTGTAGCGCTTGCAGCACCTGCAGTAGCGGTAGCAACCCTGCCTGTACAGGTAGAAGTAGACGGAAAGAAGGTTGCGACTCCAGCAGGAATGGATGTGATAGATGGGCAGGTCATGGTTCCGCTGCGCTGGGCTGCGGAACTGGCAGGTGCTCGCTCGGTAAAGTGGGATGCAAGTAAGCGAGATGTTAAGATTGAGGCACCTGAATCATACGAGAGCATCCTTCAGCTGCATTCTTACATAAGACTGGGAGCCGCCCCTGCGGAATGGGGAACGTACTTATGTCAGTTGCCAGACAGAATGAATGCAATCCCACGTCCAAAGCTTTCGGACCGAGCACTTGTGCTGGATTTGGAGATAGAGAAGCTCGAGCAAATGGCACGGGAGAATAAGAACCTACCGCCGCGTCGGGAAGTCATGAGTATTACTACGCAATATGCTGGACAGGAGTATTCGTATGCCGTATATAGTGCGAAGTTCGTGCAAGGGCGGGTATATGTTCCGATGGATTGGCTGACCGAGTTGTTTGGAGCAGACGTAACATACGACAAGGAGCGGGGAGTACTGGCGATCCAGTTCCCGAATCTACAAGAAACGAAGCGACAGATCGCTGAGATTGAAGCGGGGCTTGTCCCGGCTTCTCCTGATGAGACGATTGCGCTGTGGGGACGCGGTTTGCAGACACGAAGCGGCGCACTGATTTATGCTGCGCTGTCGAATGAGCTTCGTGATCGGGCGAGAGCTAATTTACAGGCACGTAACTGGGTAACCGGAGGATCGAGTCCACATGCAGGCAAGATTACGGTACAGGATAAGAAGCAGCTGGATGCTGATACATGGGAGTATACGCTGACTTATCCAGAAGTAACGTCTGGATACATGGCAAACTATCCAAACGTAACACCTGCTGACATCGAGGGGACGTGTACGGATAAACTGGTGGTGAAAAAGCAACGTACAGGAGGAACGGAAGGCTGGTTTATTGCAGAAGTGAAGCAATCAAACGAGTACTATGGGCCTGTTTTTGCAGAAAAAAGATAG
- a CDS encoding sugar ABC transporter substrate-binding protein: MVTKTKQIIAVLLITLLAAFAAGCGQPAAGTGEKKEAATGPLAGKRIALVMQQNLGTFSSQYISGVKTEAEKFGGQVTVFAADNDLGRMSSNLDAAINQKFDAILIDHGTPAALLNGVQNAVAKHIPVVVFDADVKAPGVTVLQQDDKQLTKLTLDKLAKDAGGKANIVKIWVAGYAPMERRQAAYKEFIASNPGIKEVATFGAATQNTALDTQAQMEAILKKYPNKGEITAVWAAWDEFAKGATRAIEQAGRTDIKVYGIDMSDEDLQMIQNPNGPWVTSAAVDPKDIGRVQVRYAAQKIHGDKTPDNVVLNPVVVNREELPKDKVTTDQLSQHIKAWGNSTQGIADWMKK; the protein is encoded by the coding sequence ATGGTAACAAAGACAAAACAAATTATTGCGGTTCTGCTGATTACGCTACTGGCAGCATTCGCGGCAGGATGCGGTCAACCAGCTGCCGGAACGGGTGAAAAGAAAGAAGCCGCAACAGGCCCACTTGCAGGAAAGCGTATCGCGCTTGTTATGCAGCAAAATCTGGGTACATTTTCTTCCCAGTACATTAGTGGGGTCAAAACAGAAGCCGAAAAATTCGGTGGACAGGTAACGGTGTTTGCAGCGGATAACGATCTTGGACGTATGTCTTCGAACCTGGATGCAGCCATTAACCAGAAGTTTGATGCGATTTTGATTGACCACGGTACACCAGCAGCTCTGCTGAACGGGGTGCAAAATGCTGTTGCAAAACACATTCCGGTTGTCGTATTCGATGCCGATGTTAAAGCTCCAGGCGTAACGGTTCTTCAGCAAGATGATAAGCAACTGACCAAATTAACACTGGATAAACTCGCAAAAGATGCAGGCGGCAAAGCAAACATCGTAAAAATCTGGGTAGCGGGCTACGCGCCAATGGAACGCCGCCAGGCTGCTTATAAAGAGTTCATAGCAAGTAACCCTGGCATCAAAGAAGTAGCCACATTCGGTGCGGCAACACAAAACACAGCACTGGATACACAGGCACAGATGGAAGCGATTCTGAAGAAATATCCGAACAAAGGCGAGATCACAGCGGTATGGGCAGCATGGGATGAATTCGCTAAAGGAGCAACTCGTGCGATCGAGCAAGCCGGACGTACGGACATTAAAGTATACGGTATCGACATGAGCGACGAAGATCTGCAGATGATCCAGAATCCGAATGGTCCATGGGTAACATCAGCAGCGGTAGACCCGAAAGACATCGGACGTGTACAGGTGCGGTATGCGGCACAAAAAATTCACGGCGACAAAACGCCGGACAACGTGGTGCTGAATCCGGTAGTAGTCAACCGTGAAGAATTACCGAAAGACAAAGTAACAACGGATCAACTGAGCCAGCACATCAAAGCGTGGGGTAACAGTACGCAAGGGATAGCAGACTGGATGAAAAAATAA
- a CDS encoding methyl-accepting chemotaxis protein, which yields MGLIKKISLLAAVIMALLIGVNTLFLFTNMSTTVEKSVAKFTIQTAINAASFVDGDEYKAFVTHPTEDARYWRLRNQLNDVREKIGALYIYTVRLDEQNKVRILVDGQPRNSDSASPINEEITVTPPEQISPVLQGKANSTPLINDPKYGTYLSAFVPIKDKSGAIIGVLGVDIKAGAVSEINSEVMHENMPVIACINISILILGLLLFFVALRRSLRPLAILTNMTEQLASAEGDLTIKLPVKSRDELGKLSAAFNDMITKVRNIIIDVRKTSKQVATSANYLANSAVQTDEVSHQVSATIQEVAEEAGIQAEKTALVHTSMNDTKQRISEGYTQVENTLQHAALSTVAAYEGQAAINEAIEHLRILTKNMSSAAESIQKLAKRSAEIDGIITVITDISNQTNLLALNAAIEAARAGTHGKGFAVVADEVRSLAEESKKSAEQITHLVQDIQAETAVTACTMENSLTAVKQQVHIIEKGGKSLDNIVRMVQQTEAATTSLQSVLVHIKDNIVEMYRAVDEIARITTINVTAAEQVAACSEEQSASIEEVTTSARELTVLAENLEHNLKKFIV from the coding sequence ATGGGACTTATCAAGAAAATTTCGTTGTTAGCCGCCGTTATCATGGCACTGCTTATCGGTGTTAATACGCTGTTTTTATTTACGAATATGAGCACAACTGTAGAGAAGTCCGTTGCGAAGTTTACGATCCAGACAGCGATCAATGCCGCTTCTTTCGTGGATGGGGATGAGTATAAAGCGTTTGTAACTCATCCGACAGAAGACGCACGATACTGGCGATTACGAAATCAATTAAATGATGTACGGGAAAAAATCGGAGCCTTATACATTTATACCGTAAGGCTAGATGAGCAAAATAAAGTGCGAATTCTAGTAGACGGCCAGCCGAGAAATTCAGATAGTGCCTCCCCCATTAATGAAGAGATAACCGTAACACCCCCGGAACAAATCTCTCCTGTCCTTCAGGGAAAAGCCAACAGTACCCCATTAATTAACGACCCAAAGTACGGAACATATCTTTCGGCTTTTGTACCGATTAAAGATAAAAGCGGGGCGATAATCGGCGTGCTAGGCGTAGACATAAAAGCCGGTGCGGTCAGCGAAATTAACAGCGAAGTGATGCACGAAAACATGCCAGTTATCGCTTGCATAAATATATCGATCCTCATCCTTGGTCTTCTCTTGTTTTTCGTTGCTCTGCGCCGCAGTTTGCGCCCACTTGCAATCCTAACAAACATGACCGAGCAACTCGCTTCTGCCGAAGGAGATTTAACAATAAAACTACCCGTAAAGAGCCGGGACGAACTCGGCAAACTATCGGCAGCCTTTAATGACATGATTACAAAAGTCCGCAACATTATCATAGACGTAAGAAAAACGTCCAAACAGGTGGCAACTTCAGCAAATTATTTAGCAAATTCCGCAGTACAAACAGATGAAGTGTCTCATCAGGTATCGGCTACCATTCAGGAAGTGGCCGAGGAAGCAGGGATACAAGCGGAAAAGACAGCACTCGTACATACATCAATGAATGACACGAAGCAGCGGATAAGCGAAGGCTATACGCAAGTGGAAAATACACTACAGCATGCTGCTTTATCTACTGTGGCAGCGTATGAGGGTCAGGCAGCCATCAACGAGGCAATTGAGCATTTACGTATACTCACAAAGAACATGTCATCTGCTGCAGAATCCATTCAAAAATTAGCAAAACGTTCCGCAGAAATTGACGGAATTATCACCGTTATTACCGATATCTCCAACCAGACGAATCTCCTTGCCTTAAATGCAGCAATTGAAGCCGCGCGAGCCGGTACACATGGAAAAGGATTTGCTGTCGTAGCAGACGAAGTACGAAGTCTGGCCGAAGAATCCAAAAAATCGGCCGAGCAAATTACGCATCTTGTTCAAGATATCCAGGCAGAAACTGCGGTAACAGCCTGTACAATGGAAAATAGTCTCACAGCGGTAAAGCAACAGGTTCATATCATTGAAAAAGGCGGAAAATCTCTAGACAATATTGTACGAATGGTACAGCAAACAGAAGCAGCAACAACATCTCTTCAGAGTGTCCTCGTACATATTAAAGATAATATAGTGGAAATGTACAGAGCAGTAGATGAAATTGCTCGAATCACTACGATAAATGTGACCGCAGCCGAACAAGTAGCCGCTTGTTCGGAAGAGCAATCAGCTAGTATAGAAGAAGTGACTACAAGCGCTAGAGAACTAACGGTACTGGCAGAAAATTTGGAGCATAATTTAAAAAAGTTTATCGTATAA